The genomic stretch CGAACAGGCTCAGGCTGAGCACAGCCGAGAGCACACAGAAGAAACAGAAGGCCTTGATCTTGAACACCAGCAGCCCCATCAGGAGCAGGCTGAACACGGCCATGCCGCCGCTGAAGAGGAACAGCCCCCACCAGCTGCGCTCGGCGATGGCCGAGCGGGCCTCGCCCCGCAGAACCAGTGGCAGCACAGCCAGCACCAGCACCGTGGCGTAGGCGAGGAAACCAAAGAGCGAGAGCGGCTGGCCGAAAAGGCTGCCCCAGACGCTGTTGAGCACCTTGTCGCAGCCCTCGGCGCCCCCGGGGCAGCTGAGCGGGCCGATCAGCCCCCAGCGCTTGAGCGTGATGGCGCCGGTGTCGATCGCACCGATCGTGGCCAGAATCGCCATCACCACTCGAACCCAGCGCAGTCCTGGGTCCGATCGTCGACGGCTGCTCAGGCGGCTGCTCAGGCGGGTGGAGGTCACGGCAGGGGCTGAAGCTGGGCCGATTGTGGCAGCACCCGCTTCAGCGCAGAGACCCGCTCCGGGTCCACCGGCGCCGTGATCAGGCCATCGCGCTTCAGTGCCGTTCCGGCGATCACGCCGTCGCAGGCCGGCGTCAGCCGCTGCAGCGTCTGCGGAGTGGCCCCGCTGCCGATCAGCACGGGCGCCCCGGCTGCCGCGGCCCTGGCCTGCTCCAGATCCGCCGGATCGGTTGGTCTGCCGGTGCCGCTGCCCGAGACGATCACCCCATCGGCACCGCCGCGCTCGAGCACATCACTCACTGCCTCCGCCATGGACAGCGGCGCCAGCGGGGCACCGTGCTTGACCAGCACATCGGCCAGGATCCGTACGGATTCAGCCCCCAGCAGGCGGCGCCGGCGCAGCAGCTCAGCCGCCACCCCCTCGATCAGCCCCTGATCGGTGACCGTGGCACCGCTGAGCACATTCACCCGCAGAAAGCGGGCGCC from Synechococcus sp. CBW1107 encodes the following:
- a CDS encoding vitamin K epoxide reductase family protein, producing MTSTRLSSRLSSRRRSDPGLRWVRVVMAILATIGAIDTGAITLKRWGLIGPLSCPGGAEGCDKVLNSVWGSLFGQPLSLFGFLAYATVLVLAVLPLVLRGEARSAIAERSWWGLFLFSGGMAVFSLLLMGLLVFKIKAFCFFCVLSAVLSLSLFVLSLIGGQWDDRGQLVFRGVLVALLVGLVGLGWAASVDRPAALGTRGTPLPVTSVSTPATLALAEHLSRSGAVMYSAYWCPHCHEQKELFGKEATAKLKVIECAADGVNNQKALCDSKNLEGFPTWEINGKLDSGVKPLARLAELSGFKGQL
- a CDS encoding BtpA/SgcQ family protein, with translation MPCPGSRWRELFPQPCPLIGVIHLGPLPGSPGWAGDLGGLEAAALTDVEAYLSGGADGLIVENFGDVPFWRGSVPPETVSAMTRLALAVVKATNRPVGINVLRNDALAALAIAQASGARFLRVNVLSGATVTDQGLIEGVAAELLRRRRLLGAESVRILADVLVKHGAPLAPLSMAEAVSDVLERGGADGVIVSGSGTGRPTDPADLEQARAAAAGAPVLIGSGATPQTLQRLTPACDGVIAGTALKRDGLITAPVDPERVSALKRVLPQSAQLQPLP